From a single Armatimonadota bacterium genomic region:
- a CDS encoding M15 family metallopeptidase, which translates to MRWGGILVLGLLFLAGCNPPRQKPVPPDRPRANGFPPAVPQEGRQSPDERIPGFEGAVVDSDMTRAEALGGKDFPAAVLAKMEVVKVGYLGFDGKDHQGQIVVDRDLAEEVVEIFREIRASGFPIVKVIPVSAYGWDDQASIDDQNSSGFNYRFTIGPGTSKGVLSKHAFGRAIDLNPYQNPFVAADGKTPRPYIPGGKGVLDPGSAPVLIFKRHGWTWGGDWKGAKDYQHFEKK; encoded by the coding sequence GTGAGATGGGGCGGAATCCTGGTGTTGGGGCTTCTCTTTTTGGCCGGGTGCAACCCTCCGCGCCAGAAGCCTGTCCCGCCGGATCGGCCGCGGGCAAACGGGTTTCCCCCGGCCGTCCCCCAGGAGGGTCGGCAATCGCCCGATGAGCGGATCCCGGGATTCGAGGGGGCTGTGGTGGATTCGGACATGACCCGCGCCGAGGCGCTTGGGGGGAAAGATTTCCCGGCAGCGGTCTTAGCCAAGATGGAAGTGGTCAAGGTCGGCTATTTGGGATTTGACGGCAAAGACCACCAGGGGCAGATTGTTGTGGACAGGGATTTGGCGGAAGAAGTTGTGGAGATCTTCCGGGAGATCCGGGCCTCGGGGTTCCCCATCGTGAAAGTGATCCCGGTTTCAGCTTACGGTTGGGATGACCAAGCCTCGATCGACGACCAGAACAGCTCGGGGTTCAACTATCGGTTCACGATCGGACCAGGGACATCGAAGGGCGTGCTCTCCAAGCACGCGTTTGGCCGGGCGATCGATTTGAACCCTTACCAAAACCCGTTTGTTGCGGCAGATGGCAAGACTCCCCGGCCCTACATCCCTGGCGGGAAGGGGGTTTTGGATCCCGGCTCGGCGCCGGTGTTAATTTTCAAGCGTCATGGCTGGACATGGGGCGGGGATTGGAAAGGGGCCAAGGATTACCAGCACTTTGAAAAGAAGTGA
- a CDS encoding CHAP domain-containing protein, protein MPAIPRSRSRRRKWIAASAWAVAGLAALVAASVAGPFIEASRYSLKGKTVPADALAGQPGLVYALKRYEIGGSHYKWGQNDCSTFVTDYLRALARPAYPRLTTRDLYEPAAMQWNGFIQTNLAALKPGDIIVFRYTGRYHTLQGHTGIVVRHGNALYVVHNSLSHGGIQFEELGSFVERANRIADKTPSGKMVRFFTSKGAT, encoded by the coding sequence ATGCCCGCGATCCCGCGATCCCGCAGCCGGAGGAGGAAATGGATAGCCGCATCGGCTTGGGCCGTTGCCGGGCTCGCCGCATTGGTTGCCGCCTCGGTTGCCGGGCCGTTCATCGAAGCAAGCCGGTATTCGCTCAAAGGCAAAACCGTCCCCGCCGATGCCCTGGCAGGGCAACCCGGACTCGTCTATGCCCTCAAAAGGTACGAAATCGGCGGTTCCCATTACAAATGGGGGCAAAACGATTGCAGCACGTTCGTCACCGACTACCTACGAGCCCTCGCCCGGCCTGCCTACCCCCGGCTCACCACCAGAGACCTCTATGAGCCCGCCGCTATGCAGTGGAACGGATTCATCCAAACCAACCTGGCCGCACTCAAGCCCGGAGATATCATCGTTTTCCGCTACACAGGGCGGTACCACACCCTGCAAGGGCACACCGGAATCGTCGTCCGGCATGGCAACGCCCTTTATGTCGTCCACAACTCCCTGAGCCATGGAGGGATCCAGTTCGAGGAGTTGGGATCCTTTGTCGAACGGGCGAACCGGATCGCCGACAAAACCCCGAGCGGGAAAATGGTCCGCTTTTTCACATCCAAGGGCGCGACCTGA
- the can gene encoding carbonate dehydratase, producing MRNLEQIFKQNREWAARVSQEDPAFFDRLAKQQNPKYLWIGCSDSRVPANQVMGLPPGEVFVHRNIANVVVHTDLNCLSVLQYAIEVLHVQHVIVCGHYGCGGIRAALEPSGQGAVVSWLQHVEDIHSKYGQRLSKLGGHERFDRLCELNVMEQVMNVTRTSIVQNAWNGLRPLSVHGLIYSLQDGLLRDLNVTCENRKESTTLFGRDFYEMVER from the coding sequence ATGAGGAACCTTGAGCAGATTTTCAAGCAGAACCGGGAGTGGGCGGCCCGGGTGAGCCAGGAAGATCCGGCGTTCTTTGACCGTTTGGCCAAACAACAGAACCCGAAATACTTGTGGATCGGGTGCAGCGACAGCCGCGTGCCGGCCAACCAGGTGATGGGTTTGCCGCCGGGCGAGGTGTTTGTCCACCGCAACATCGCGAACGTGGTGGTGCACACGGATTTGAATTGCCTTTCGGTGTTGCAATATGCCATCGAGGTTTTGCATGTGCAGCATGTCATCGTTTGCGGCCACTATGGTTGCGGCGGGATTAGGGCGGCGCTGGAGCCTTCTGGCCAAGGGGCGGTGGTGAGTTGGCTGCAACATGTGGAAGACATCCACTCCAAATATGGCCAGCGGCTTTCAAAATTGGGCGGCCATGAACGGTTTGACCGGCTTTGCGAATTGAATGTGATGGAGCAGGTGATGAACGTGACCCGGACGTCTATCGTGCAAAACGCCTGGAACGGTTTGCGGCCCCTCAGCGTCCACGGGCTCATTTACTCGCTTCAGGATGGGCTTTTGCGAGATTTAAATGTGACTTGCGAGAACCGCAAAGAATCCACAACCTTGTTTGGCCGCGATTTTTACGAAATGGTCGAGCGATAG
- a CDS encoding P-II family nitrogen regulator: MNSTDHPFVRVFAMVRPHRLQEVKSALALLPISGLTVADARGTGNNPERPVSFLGRELVVPLPLRMAVEVAVPAALAEDVVAAIRQAAFTGESGDGKIFVEPVLSAYRIRTGEAGSDAI; encoded by the coding sequence ATGAATTCCACTGACCATCCCTTCGTCCGCGTCTTTGCCATGGTGAGGCCACACCGCCTGCAAGAAGTCAAATCCGCCCTTGCCCTCCTCCCCATCTCCGGCCTGACCGTCGCCGATGCCCGAGGCACCGGGAACAATCCCGAACGCCCCGTATCGTTCTTGGGGCGCGAACTGGTCGTCCCCCTTCCCTTGCGCATGGCCGTTGAAGTCGCCGTGCCTGCCGCACTGGCCGAAGACGTGGTCGCGGCCATCCGGCAAGCCGCCTTCACGGGGGAATCCGGCGACGGCAAGATCTTTGTCGAGCCAGTCCTTTCCGCATATCGGATTAGGACCGGGGAAGCCGGGTCCGACGCCATCTAG
- a CDS encoding decaprenyl-phosphate phosphoribosyltransferase: MMEIAKLLRPKQWAKNLLVFAAIIFTGRVGELEAVTHSLLAFVAMSLVSSATYIANDIVDAPKDRLHPKKKDRPVASGKVPSAVATALAAILLLASVGTAWFIGSRGCLALIGIYVAIQIAYNLKLKHIPITDVFALSSGFVLRAALGAEAIDVKMSGWMFIVTGVLALTLGFAKRRNEFILMGEDRSASRAVLNEYSRQTLDMLVLLFSGMSCMAYCIYSMESTTGRAHPALVLTTPMVIYAVARYIQRVFKDDEGGEPADLLFKDPHILIAVVLFVAAAVFAMTTGTHVPIIENR, encoded by the coding sequence ATGATGGAGATCGCGAAGCTCTTGAGGCCCAAGCAATGGGCAAAGAACCTGCTCGTGTTCGCGGCAATTATCTTCACGGGCCGGGTCGGAGAATTAGAGGCCGTCACCCACTCGTTGCTCGCGTTCGTCGCGATGTCCCTTGTTAGTTCGGCCACCTACATCGCCAACGATATCGTCGATGCCCCCAAGGACCGATTGCATCCCAAAAAGAAAGACCGGCCCGTGGCATCGGGAAAGGTTCCCTCGGCGGTGGCGACCGCCTTGGCTGCCATCCTGCTCCTGGCCAGCGTCGGCACGGCCTGGTTCATTGGCTCCCGGGGGTGCCTGGCCCTCATCGGCATCTACGTGGCCATCCAAATCGCCTATAACCTCAAACTCAAGCACATCCCCATCACCGACGTCTTTGCCCTCTCGTCCGGGTTTGTTCTTCGGGCCGCCCTGGGGGCCGAAGCCATCGACGTAAAAATGTCCGGCTGGATGTTCATCGTCACCGGTGTTCTCGCGCTCACGTTGGGGTTTGCAAAGCGCCGGAACGAATTCATCCTAATGGGCGAAGACCGGTCGGCCAGCCGCGCCGTTCTCAACGAATACAGCCGGCAAACCCTGGATATGCTCGTCCTGCTTTTCAGCGGCATGTCGTGTATGGCCTACTGCATCTATTCGATGGAATCGACGACCGGACGGGCCCATCCGGCCCTCGTCCTAACTACGCCCATGGTCATCTATGCGGTCGCCCGGTACATCCAACGCGTCTTTAAAGATGACGAAGGCGGCGAGCCCGCCGACCTGCTATTCAAAGACCCGCACATCCTCATCGCTGTCGTCCTTTTTGTCGCCGCCGCCGTTTTTGCCATGACAACCGGCACCCACGTCCCCATCATCGAGAACCGCTGA
- a CDS encoding SDR family NAD(P)-dependent oxidoreductase: MGIKAIVVGASSGIGEEIARQIAEGGGFVATVARRTDRMQPLADRFPERVFPFGHDVRDIDEVPELFQKCTDALGGLDLIVYCAGVMPPVGPHEYNTEKDLSMIAINNVGAVAWLNAAATRMEAAGHGSIIGIGSVAGDRGRFGQPVYNASKAFLHTYLEALRNRLAKKGVKVVTIKPGPTATEMTADLNLKGAMPAPVAAAKIIALKDRTGEHYLKFAHRIVFAVIKAIPSPIFRRLKV, translated from the coding sequence ATCGGAATCAAAGCCATCGTCGTCGGTGCTTCATCGGGCATCGGGGAGGAAATCGCCCGCCAAATCGCCGAAGGCGGTGGGTTCGTCGCTACAGTTGCCCGCCGCACGGACCGGATGCAACCGCTTGCCGACAGGTTCCCCGAGCGGGTCTTTCCGTTTGGCCATGACGTCCGGGACATCGACGAAGTCCCGGAGTTGTTCCAAAAATGCACCGACGCCCTGGGGGGGCTCGACCTCATCGTCTACTGCGCTGGGGTCATGCCGCCCGTGGGGCCCCACGAATACAACACGGAAAAAGACTTGTCCATGATCGCCATTAACAATGTCGGGGCTGTGGCGTGGCTCAATGCCGCCGCCACCCGCATGGAAGCCGCCGGGCACGGCAGCATCATCGGCATCGGCAGCGTCGCCGGGGATCGCGGCCGTTTCGGTCAGCCGGTTTACAACGCCTCCAAGGCGTTCCTCCACACTTACTTGGAGGCCCTCCGGAACCGCCTGGCCAAAAAGGGCGTTAAAGTGGTCACCATCAAACCTGGGCCAACGGCAACGGAAATGACGGCCGACCTCAACCTCAAAGGGGCGATGCCGGCCCCCGTCGCCGCCGCCAAGATCATTGCCCTCAAAGACCGGACCGGGGAGCACTACCTCAAGTTTGCCCATCGCATCGTTTTCGCCGTCATCAAAGCCATCCCTTCGCCGATCTTCCGACGGCTCAAAGTGTGA
- a CDS encoding FAD-binding oxidoreductase, giving the protein MPLPLDRIAHVTGFGMVAGADGYRYRPTRADEFSQILDMARDSGRQVTLRGAGRSYGDASIGSEAILVDISRFNQILDFDPESGVVDCQAGVTLEQLWRHTLESGYWPPVVSGTMFPTLGGALGMNLHGKNAFNAGPIGNHVIDIEVLFPNGQRRILTPQDRLFYQVISTAGLLGVILRVKLKMKRVHSGDLRVLPLSIPNWDGQFRTFEDLRGKADYMVSWIDCFARGKEAGRGDFHAAFYTEEDGDIRVSLRPEHQDLPDTLLGFFPKSVVWRFLKLLNNRTGMRFTNWAKHTSGKILGNGKPHPLSLVGFSFLLDYVPGWRNSYLPGGFIQYQSFVPAEHAPRVFARQVELQQAAGLESFLGVMKRHVPDKFLFSHGVDGYSLALDFKITRSNKEAVWRLSHQMDELVLGAGGRFYLAKDSTLTPEHFAASIGDQTMGEYFSLKAQLDPDSILSSNLARRLGLDPRAL; this is encoded by the coding sequence ATGCCCCTCCCGCTCGACCGGATTGCCCACGTGACCGGCTTTGGCATGGTCGCCGGGGCCGACGGCTACCGCTACCGACCGACGCGGGCAGACGAGTTCTCCCAGATTCTGGACATGGCCCGGGATTCGGGTCGGCAGGTCACCCTCCGGGGCGCGGGACGCAGCTATGGGGATGCCAGCATCGGATCCGAAGCTATCCTCGTCGATATCTCCCGGTTTAACCAGATCCTCGATTTCGACCCGGAAAGCGGGGTGGTCGATTGTCAGGCCGGAGTCACCCTGGAGCAGCTTTGGCGGCACACCCTGGAGTCGGGATATTGGCCGCCCGTCGTCAGCGGGACGATGTTTCCCACCCTGGGCGGGGCGCTTGGCATGAACCTTCACGGCAAGAACGCCTTTAACGCCGGGCCGATTGGGAACCACGTCATAGATATCGAAGTCCTTTTCCCAAACGGGCAGCGCCGCATCCTCACGCCTCAAGACCGCCTGTTCTACCAAGTTATCAGCACGGCCGGGCTGTTGGGGGTCATCCTCAGGGTCAAGTTGAAGATGAAACGGGTCCATTCCGGGGATCTCCGGGTCTTGCCCCTCTCCATCCCCAACTGGGATGGACAGTTCCGTACCTTTGAAGACCTCCGCGGGAAAGCCGATTACATGGTGAGCTGGATCGACTGTTTTGCCCGAGGGAAAGAGGCCGGCCGGGGAGACTTCCACGCGGCCTTCTATACCGAAGAAGACGGAGACATCCGGGTTTCGCTCCGCCCTGAACACCAGGATCTGCCCGACACCCTCCTTGGATTCTTCCCTAAATCCGTAGTCTGGAGGTTCCTCAAACTCCTCAACAACCGCACCGGCATGCGGTTCACCAACTGGGCCAAGCACACCAGCGGCAAAATCTTGGGCAATGGCAAGCCCCACCCACTCAGTTTGGTGGGGTTCAGTTTTCTGCTCGATTACGTGCCCGGATGGCGAAACTCCTACCTCCCCGGAGGATTCATCCAGTACCAGTCGTTTGTGCCCGCCGAGCACGCTCCCCGTGTTTTTGCCCGCCAGGTCGAACTCCAACAGGCCGCCGGGCTCGAATCATTCCTCGGCGTTATGAAACGGCACGTCCCCGATAAATTCTTGTTCAGCCACGGTGTCGATGGATACTCGCTCGCTTTGGACTTCAAGATCACCCGATCCAACAAAGAGGCAGTCTGGCGGCTCTCCCACCAAATGGATGAGCTGGTGCTCGGGGCGGGCGGGCGGTTCTACCTTGCCAAGGATTCCACCCTCACCCCGGAACACTTTGCCGCTTCGATTGGGGATCAGACGATGGGCGAATACTTCTCGCTCAAAGCCCAACTGGATCCGGATTCCATCCTGTCCTCCAACTTGGCCCGACGGCTCGGACTCGATCCACGGGCCCTCTAA
- the pyk gene encoding pyruvate kinase → MRQTKIVCTLGPAVDSQKMIAGLIKEGMNLARLNCSHGDWDSKRQMIEWIRAESPELAPVGIMADLQGPKTRLGVLPGGEITFQTGATTSIGMAEGVELPVGSRELVESMRKGDRILLGDGQCELKLTSGSGDHFVAKVLAGGTVKTKQGVTIVGRSFNIPALTAKDLGDIQEAVASGCDYLALSYVRSAADMRELRQIVDRIDPTVKLVAKVETKEALKDIDDVIRQSDVVMVARGDLGLQMEIEDVPAAQKKIIARCNLFAKPVITATQMLESMVTTSRPTRAEASDVANAILDGTDAVMLSGETASGMYPLEAVRTMANIAAATEGNVHPNFGDENKTGHSTDVVAESAVKISRGLKAKAILTTSASGMTPTMVSKYRPQQPILVACWSDRVQRQLSVVRGVHALLVDPPLNTDDAIRATVNAFLRRKLIGIGDTVVVTAGVPVGQPGNTNLIQVCTV, encoded by the coding sequence ATGCGGCAAACAAAAATCGTGTGCACACTGGGTCCGGCGGTTGATTCCCAAAAGATGATTGCCGGGCTGATCAAAGAGGGGATGAACTTGGCGCGGCTGAATTGCAGCCATGGGGACTGGGATTCCAAGCGTCAGATGATCGAGTGGATCCGGGCCGAGTCGCCCGAATTGGCCCCGGTAGGGATCATGGCCGACCTGCAAGGGCCTAAAACGCGCCTCGGAGTGTTGCCGGGCGGCGAGATCACCTTCCAAACCGGTGCGACGACTTCGATCGGCATGGCCGAAGGGGTCGAACTGCCGGTCGGTTCGCGGGAGTTGGTCGAAAGCATGCGCAAAGGCGACCGCATCTTGCTGGGCGACGGCCAATGCGAGCTGAAGCTGACATCGGGATCAGGAGACCATTTTGTGGCTAAGGTGTTGGCGGGGGGCACGGTCAAGACCAAACAAGGCGTGACGATCGTCGGCCGTTCGTTCAACATCCCGGCCCTGACGGCAAAAGATTTGGGCGATATCCAAGAAGCGGTTGCCTCTGGGTGCGATTACCTGGCGCTGAGCTACGTGCGGTCGGCCGCCGACATGCGGGAACTCCGCCAAATCGTCGACCGGATCGACCCCACGGTGAAACTCGTGGCAAAAGTCGAGACCAAAGAGGCGCTAAAAGACATCGACGACGTCATCCGGCAGAGCGATGTTGTGATGGTGGCCAGGGGGGATCTGGGCTTGCAGATGGAGATCGAGGACGTGCCGGCAGCGCAGAAGAAGATCATTGCCCGCTGCAACCTGTTTGCCAAGCCGGTCATCACCGCCACCCAGATGTTGGAAAGCATGGTCACGACGAGCCGCCCAACCCGTGCCGAAGCCAGCGACGTGGCGAATGCGATCCTAGACGGAACCGATGCCGTGATGTTAAGTGGGGAAACGGCCAGCGGGATGTACCCGTTGGAAGCGGTGCGCACCATGGCCAACATCGCGGCCGCCACCGAAGGAAATGTCCATCCGAATTTTGGGGACGAGAACAAGACCGGCCACTCGACGGATGTCGTCGCCGAGTCGGCGGTGAAGATTTCGAGAGGATTGAAGGCGAAGGCTATTTTGACGACGAGCGCCAGCGGCATGACCCCGACCATGGTGAGTAAATACCGGCCCCAACAACCGATTTTGGTGGCCTGCTGGTCGGACCGGGTTCAGCGGCAACTGAGCGTGGTCCGAGGTGTCCATGCCTTGTTGGTCGACCCCCCGCTGAACACCGACGACGCGATCCGCGCGACCGTGAACGCCTTTTTGCGGCGGAAGTTGATCGGCATCGGCGACACGGTTGTGGTGACGGCTGGAGTCCCCGTTGGGCAGCCTGGCAATACAAATCTGATCCAGGTTTGCACCGTCTAG
- a CDS encoding YbjN domain-containing protein translates to MKRPILALAILLAALPAPSKISPDQTASPMQMVSAVTDDELRAIVATTNLPGEKISVKEEKDAEGLTAYYVYEGESILLALYQYTDKPGGPTTSLGLSVGNRLARAADIRKINDWNAKTRYVKAYVDSEGDAMLTSDLLLSPGVTKLTIQEWIKMFARFSHEFTDYLKP, encoded by the coding sequence ATGAAACGTCCGATCCTTGCCCTGGCAATCCTCCTGGCAGCCCTTCCGGCTCCATCAAAAATCAGCCCCGATCAGACTGCATCGCCGATGCAGATGGTTTCAGCTGTCACTGATGACGAACTGAGGGCCATCGTCGCCACCACCAACTTGCCGGGGGAAAAAATCTCCGTCAAAGAAGAAAAAGACGCCGAAGGGCTCACCGCCTACTATGTCTATGAAGGGGAATCCATCCTCCTGGCCCTCTACCAATACACCGATAAGCCGGGCGGGCCAACCACCAGCCTGGGGCTCAGTGTCGGCAACCGGCTGGCCCGCGCTGCCGACATCCGCAAAATCAACGACTGGAACGCCAAAACCCGTTACGTCAAAGCCTATGTCGATAGCGAGGGCGACGCCATGCTCACTTCCGACCTCCTCCTCAGCCCGGGAGTGACCAAACTCACCATCCAAGAGTGGATCAAAATGTTCGCCCGCTTCTCCCACGAATTCACCGACTACCTCAAGCCGTAA
- a CDS encoding phosphopentomutase, which yields MSRRAIVIVLDGCGAGAAPDCAEFGDPPTVSTLKNVWNLVGGIEAPNLAQTGFLAAAGIGKQTGAAGRLRPLNRGKDSVTGHWEMMGIPVPTPFPTYPSGFPANLISAFESAVGRKILGNRPASGTAIVDELGEEHYRTGRPIVYTSADSVFQIAAHESIVPIGTLYEWCQIARDLCVPPNNVQRVIARPFNGEPGRFQRTNNRKDFPVIPPPNLLDRLADRFGPACGIGVVPELFSGRGFRPGRRTQSNPEHWLALQQALDADCQFVFANFEDTDMLFGHRSDPAGFANCLEQFDGYLGALLARLSADDLLILTADHGNDPTDGSTDHTREYSPLAVVNSQFTQWLGDQDGLATVGRLVEGWLE from the coding sequence GTGTCAAGGCGCGCGATCGTTATCGTTCTGGACGGCTGCGGGGCCGGGGCCGCCCCCGACTGTGCCGAATTCGGCGACCCGCCGACCGTCTCCACCTTGAAGAACGTGTGGAACCTGGTCGGCGGGATTGAAGCCCCCAATCTGGCACAAACCGGGTTCTTGGCCGCCGCCGGAATCGGTAAGCAAACGGGAGCCGCCGGCCGGCTCCGACCCCTGAACCGGGGAAAAGACTCGGTCACCGGCCATTGGGAAATGATGGGGATCCCGGTTCCAACCCCTTTCCCGACATACCCGTCCGGATTCCCGGCGAACCTCATCTCTGCCTTCGAATCCGCCGTCGGACGGAAAATCCTTGGCAACCGTCCGGCCAGCGGCACCGCCATCGTCGACGAACTGGGTGAAGAGCATTACCGCACCGGCCGGCCCATCGTGTACACCTCGGCCGATTCCGTCTTCCAAATCGCCGCCCATGAATCCATCGTCCCGATCGGCACGCTTTACGAATGGTGCCAAATCGCCCGGGATCTCTGCGTCCCGCCCAACAATGTCCAAAGGGTCATCGCAAGGCCGTTCAATGGGGAGCCCGGCAGGTTCCAGCGCACCAACAACCGCAAGGATTTCCCCGTCATCCCCCCACCCAATCTTTTGGACCGGCTGGCCGACCGTTTTGGCCCGGCTTGCGGAATCGGCGTCGTGCCCGAACTGTTCAGCGGCCGCGGTTTCCGGCCGGGCCGCCGAACCCAATCCAACCCGGAACACTGGCTGGCCCTGCAACAGGCGTTGGATGCCGATTGCCAGTTCGTCTTTGCCAACTTCGAAGACACCGACATGCTCTTTGGCCACCGCAGCGACCCAGCGGGATTCGCCAATTGCCTGGAACAGTTCGACGGCTACCTGGGTGCCCTCCTCGCGCGGCTGAGCGCAGACGACCTGCTCATCCTGACCGCCGACCACGGCAACGACCCCACCGATGGTTCCACCGACCACACCCGCGAATATTCGCCGCTGGCGGTGGTCAACTCCCAATTCACCCAGTGGCTGGGAGACCAAGACGGTTTGGCCACGGTCGGACGGTTGGTCGAGGGTTGGTTGGAGTAA
- a CDS encoding type II secretion system protein has product MDSALRRAFTLVEVLVAISIVAILVAILIVITRSSKSAAGLSACLSEIHQLGLAGRLYVDDYDQTFPPHVDRPIRDGEPTSDWPTWRDKVSPYLGSMLKCPQAAVAEDVPKSYLWGYAINDLVNRTLFESSAKTLVPKAASIVENPSDVVFFADCNLFDITLSSTDESRMHLVALVAVDLLKKYRHLPPASTRHNGGANYSLMVGSAKMIRPVQLKGKDGRFTFFIPRG; this is encoded by the coding sequence GTGGACTCTGCATTGCGACGGGCATTCACGCTCGTTGAAGTCCTTGTTGCCATTTCCATTGTTGCAATCCTCGTTGCGATCTTGATTGTGATCACCCGTTCCTCAAAGTCTGCGGCAGGTCTATCGGCTTGCCTTTCGGAAATCCACCAGCTGGGCTTAGCCGGCAGGCTCTACGTGGACGACTACGACCAAACATTTCCTCCCCACGTCGATCGCCCCATCCGTGATGGCGAGCCGACCAGTGACTGGCCGACGTGGCGGGACAAGGTGTCCCCCTATTTGGGATCGATGCTGAAGTGTCCCCAAGCGGCCGTTGCCGAAGATGTGCCCAAAAGCTATTTGTGGGGCTATGCCATCAACGATTTGGTCAATCGCACTCTCTTTGAATCATCTGCAAAAACCCTCGTGCCCAAGGCGGCATCAATCGTCGAGAATCCAAGCGACGTCGTCTTTTTTGCCGACTGCAACCTGTTCGATATCACACTGTCGTCAACGGATGAATCGCGGATGCACCTCGTTGCGCTTGTTGCCGTTGACCTGCTCAAAAAATACCGCCATCTCCCGCCTGCCTCCACCCGCCATAACGGTGGCGCTAACTATTCTTTGATGGTTGGGTCAGCAAAGATGATCCGCCCTGTGCAATTGAAAGGCAAGGACGGCCGATTTACCTTTTTCATTCCCCGGGGCTAA
- a CDS encoding septum formation initiator family protein: MNRIAITLFTVAAAVAVGLFFSRSSWQTVQTQRKEYKTQVAESRKIQADRAELLQRSAELESPFGKEQRARELGYRKPYEKPLNLD; encoded by the coding sequence ATGAACCGCATCGCTATCACCCTCTTCACTGTCGCCGCGGCGGTCGCCGTAGGCCTGTTTTTCAGCCGCAGTTCTTGGCAAACGGTCCAAACGCAGCGCAAAGAGTACAAAACCCAGGTCGCTGAATCCCGCAAAATCCAAGCTGACCGGGCGGAACTCCTCCAAAGGTCGGCCGAGCTCGAATCCCCCTTCGGCAAAGAGCAACGCGCTCGCGAACTCGGGTACCGCAAACCCTACGAAAAGCCGCTGAACTTGGACTAG